A genomic segment from Polyangium mundeleinium encodes:
- a CDS encoding ABC transporter ATP-binding protein, with product MQKLAPSEFPTGLGAQFHRNLWLYLSGAALLAAQHLLMVKRDFLVRDAVDAAEQLRASDAAQDALLMLGVVVTAAVTRVLSRWTMFTGGRNVEYELRAALLARLHKLGPAFFRRMPTGEIMSRSTSDLQQVRLLLGFGILNVVNSLLALSSALYVMVRVSGKLTLAALATFPVLMLITRTFSGKMFQRMRENQEALGKMSDRVLASLAGVRVVRSFALEEAEIATFERANQDYIEKNLVLARIRGSMQPIMGAILAAGTIIVFWYGGSLVLRGDITKGAFISFWTALGRLIWPMLALGFVTAIVARGRASYVRLKAIFDAVPEVVSGALPAPASVSGALRVEGLAFAHGDRKVLEDVRFDIPAGGSLAILGRTGSGKSTLATLLPRLLPTPRGAVFLDGKDICELPLDVVRESIGYAQQDAFLFSTTVAQNIGYSLEEQDSPEAMEKIRAAAAEAGVLQEIESLPDGFDTVVGERGVQLSGGQRQRVALARALLREPQILVLDDPMSAVDAKTEAAILGAIERQAARRTLVLITHRVAAAKRCDRIIVLERGRVVEEGSHEELVAVGGLYASFAEEQEIEEKLAAFGAEDLPASVPSPEAVPA from the coding sequence ATGCAAAAGCTCGCACCATCCGAGTTCCCCACGGGGCTCGGCGCTCAATTCCACCGCAACCTCTGGCTCTACCTGAGCGGCGCGGCCCTCCTCGCGGCGCAGCACCTCCTCATGGTGAAGCGCGACTTCCTTGTGAGGGACGCCGTCGACGCGGCCGAGCAGCTCCGCGCGAGCGACGCCGCGCAGGATGCGCTGCTCATGCTGGGCGTGGTCGTCACGGCCGCGGTCACGCGTGTCCTCTCGCGCTGGACGATGTTCACGGGCGGCAGGAACGTCGAGTACGAGCTCCGTGCGGCCCTGCTCGCGCGGCTGCACAAGCTCGGCCCCGCGTTCTTCCGGCGCATGCCCACCGGCGAGATCATGAGCCGCTCGACGAGCGACCTGCAGCAGGTCCGCCTCCTCCTCGGCTTCGGCATCCTCAACGTGGTCAACTCGCTCCTCGCGCTCTCGAGTGCGCTCTACGTCATGGTGCGCGTGAGCGGGAAGCTGACGCTCGCGGCGCTCGCGACGTTCCCCGTGCTCATGCTGATCACGCGCACCTTCTCGGGGAAGATGTTCCAGCGCATGCGCGAGAACCAGGAGGCGCTCGGCAAGATGAGCGATCGTGTCCTCGCGAGCCTCGCCGGTGTCCGCGTCGTCCGTAGCTTCGCGCTCGAAGAGGCGGAGATCGCCACGTTCGAGCGGGCGAACCAGGACTACATCGAGAAGAACCTCGTGCTCGCGCGCATCCGCGGCTCGATGCAGCCGATCATGGGCGCGATCCTCGCGGCGGGGACGATCATCGTCTTCTGGTACGGCGGCTCGCTCGTGCTCCGCGGGGACATCACGAAGGGCGCGTTCATCTCGTTCTGGACCGCGCTCGGCCGCCTCATCTGGCCGATGCTCGCGCTCGGCTTCGTGACCGCGATCGTGGCCCGCGGCCGGGCGAGTTACGTGCGCCTCAAGGCGATCTTCGACGCCGTGCCCGAGGTCGTGAGCGGCGCGCTCCCCGCGCCCGCGTCCGTCTCCGGCGCGCTGCGCGTCGAGGGCCTCGCGTTTGCCCACGGCGATCGGAAGGTCCTCGAAGACGTCCGGTTCGACATCCCCGCGGGCGGATCCCTCGCGATCCTGGGGCGCACGGGATCGGGCAAGAGCACGCTCGCCACGCTCCTGCCGCGGCTCTTGCCGACGCCCCGCGGCGCGGTCTTCCTCGACGGCAAGGACATCTGCGAACTGCCGCTCGACGTCGTGCGCGAGAGCATCGGCTACGCGCAGCAGGACGCGTTCCTCTTCTCGACGACCGTCGCGCAGAACATCGGTTACTCGCTCGAAGAGCAGGACTCGCCGGAAGCGATGGAGAAGATTCGCGCGGCGGCGGCCGAGGCGGGCGTGCTCCAGGAGATCGAGTCCTTGCCGGACGGCTTCGACACGGTCGTCGGCGAGCGTGGCGTGCAGCTCTCGGGCGGCCAGCGGCAGCGCGTCGCGCTGGCCCGCGCGCTCCTGCGTGAGCCCCAGATTCTCGTCCTCGACGACCCGATGTCCGCGGTTGATGCGAAGACGGAGGCGGCGATCCTCGGCGCCATCGAGCGTCAGGCCGCGCGCCGCACGCTCGTCCTGATCACCCACCGCGTCGCCGCGGCGAAGCGCTGTGATCGCATCATCGTGCTCGAACGCGGGCGCGTCGTGGAGGAAGGCTCGCACGAGGAGCTCGTGGCGGTCGGCGGCCTCTACGCGTCGTTTGCCGAGGAGCAGGAGATCGAGGAGAAGCTCGCTGCGTTCGGCGCCGAGGATCTGCCCGCCTCGGTGCCCTCGCCGGAGGCCGTGCCCGCATGA
- a CDS encoding ABC transporter ATP-binding protein produces the protein MTSLSVEPKANGVKASATGKTRAEKALARFHEEDRLGEGLDANILAGLWPFMRPHAKWLVLSLGLLLMGSGLAVLQPWLMGRTFDAFEHPGAAETLMQMGALILVLKLFEQSIAFPQVYLMQLAGARASGDLRAHVFRFLHTRKLGFFDRTPVGRLVTRVTNDVDAINEMFASGTLNALGDLVRLVLIVVVMLRRDWQLALITFVAVPPVALGVMWTRRRIRDAFREIRVKTARMNAYLNEQISGMAVVQAYAREEQSALEFDDINEAYRQANNRSIVFDAALDAAIELVQSLCIAAVLWYAGVRSLSDRVSFGTLVTFVAYIEMFFIPIRDLSARMTQLQSALAGAERIFQLLENKDEDAPVPAAAEAQAEKKDDTIAFELDHVDFEYKPGVAILRDVSIRAGKGEKIALVGATGAGKTTVASLLLRLYEAKQGSVRVFGRDVRNAPRDELRKSFAVVPQEVFLFPGTIASNIAAGDIEVDRARVVRALERIGALDLFERREGGLEAKVEERGSNFSAGERQLIAFARALYRDPPILVLDEATANIDSDTEARLQKAVWAAMQGRTALIIAHRLSTIRAVDRIVVFHKGRVVEQGSHETLLAQGGAYARLYQLQFSRTEAHAAE, from the coding sequence ATGACGAGCTTGTCCGTGGAACCCAAGGCGAACGGCGTGAAGGCGTCGGCGACCGGGAAGACCCGGGCCGAGAAGGCGCTCGCGCGCTTCCACGAGGAGGACCGCCTCGGCGAGGGCCTCGACGCGAACATCCTCGCGGGGCTCTGGCCGTTCATGCGGCCGCACGCGAAGTGGCTCGTCCTCTCGCTCGGGCTGCTCCTCATGGGCTCGGGCCTCGCCGTGCTCCAGCCGTGGCTCATGGGGCGCACGTTCGACGCGTTCGAGCATCCCGGCGCGGCAGAGACGCTCATGCAGATGGGCGCCCTCATCCTCGTCCTGAAGCTCTTCGAGCAGTCGATCGCGTTCCCGCAGGTCTACCTCATGCAGCTCGCGGGCGCGCGCGCGTCGGGGGATCTCCGCGCGCACGTCTTCCGCTTCCTGCACACGCGCAAGCTCGGCTTCTTCGATCGCACGCCCGTCGGCCGCCTCGTCACGCGCGTCACGAACGACGTCGACGCGATCAACGAGATGTTCGCCTCGGGCACGCTGAACGCGCTCGGCGATCTCGTGCGCCTCGTCCTCATCGTCGTGGTCATGCTGCGGCGTGACTGGCAGCTCGCGCTGATCACGTTCGTCGCGGTCCCGCCGGTCGCGCTCGGCGTCATGTGGACGCGGCGCCGGATCCGCGACGCGTTCCGCGAGATCCGCGTCAAGACGGCGCGCATGAACGCCTACTTGAACGAGCAGATCTCGGGCATGGCCGTGGTGCAGGCCTACGCGCGCGAGGAGCAGAGCGCGCTCGAGTTCGACGACATCAACGAGGCGTACCGGCAGGCGAACAACCGCTCCATCGTCTTCGACGCGGCGCTCGACGCGGCGATCGAGCTCGTGCAGAGCCTCTGCATCGCGGCCGTGCTCTGGTACGCGGGCGTCCGTTCGCTCTCGGATCGTGTCTCGTTCGGCACGCTCGTCACGTTCGTCGCGTACATCGAGATGTTCTTCATCCCGATCCGCGATCTCTCGGCGCGCATGACGCAGCTCCAGTCGGCGCTGGCCGGCGCGGAGCGCATCTTCCAGCTCCTCGAAAACAAGGACGAGGACGCGCCGGTCCCCGCGGCCGCCGAGGCGCAGGCCGAGAAGAAAGACGACACGATCGCGTTCGAGCTCGATCACGTCGACTTCGAGTACAAGCCCGGTGTGGCCATCCTCCGCGACGTCTCGATCCGTGCGGGGAAGGGCGAGAAGATCGCGCTCGTCGGCGCGACGGGTGCGGGCAAGACGACGGTCGCGTCGCTGCTCTTGCGCCTCTACGAGGCCAAGCAGGGCTCCGTGCGTGTCTTTGGCCGCGACGTGCGGAACGCGCCGCGTGACGAGCTCCGCAAGAGTTTTGCGGTCGTGCCCCAGGAGGTCTTCCTCTTCCCCGGCACGATCGCGAGCAACATCGCGGCCGGTGACATCGAGGTCGATCGGGCGCGTGTCGTCCGCGCGCTCGAGCGGATCGGCGCGCTCGATCTCTTCGAGCGTCGCGAGGGCGGGCTCGAAGCCAAGGTCGAGGAGCGTGGCTCGAACTTCTCGGCGGGCGAGCGCCAGCTCATCGCGTTCGCACGCGCGCTCTACCGCGACCCGCCGATCCTCGTGCTCGACGAGGCGACGGCGAACATCGACAGCGACACCGAGGCGCGCCTGCAGAAGGCTGTATGGGCCGCGATGCAGGGACGCACCGCGCTCATCATCGCGCACCGGCTCTCCACGATCCGCGCGGTCGACCGCATCGTCGTCTTCCACAAGGGCCGCGTCGTCGAGCAAGGCAGCCACGAGACGCTGCTCGCGCAGGGCGGGGCGTACGCGCGCCTCTACCAGCTTCAGTTCAGCCGGACCGAGGCGCACGCCGCGGAGTAG
- a CDS encoding ParA family protein, with protein sequence MKRIAFLNSRGDVGQTTLVYHLAHMLVDQGHRVLLLDLDPQSGLTAMCLTEEQIEELWSDPRSEGRTIYDAVRPLVAATGDLRNPHIEELREGLALVPGDVGLYAFEETLSDAWIRALHGDAHAFRALSAFHRIIALAAEQHRPDVVLLDVGRGLGANSRAALLAADFVVTPLAPDVYSLQGLHNVAVTLFEWRDHWSVRRDRSPDPDLDLPLGPMKPLGYIVMQAVMRLSNPVRAYEKWVALIPTVFHRSVLRDEPPASLHEDPWCLGIMRHYQSLMPLAQDAWKPMFHLKPADGAIGAHMEAVLRCREDFERLSSSILARADELSGQAP encoded by the coding sequence ATGAAGCGGATCGCGTTCCTGAACAGCAGAGGTGACGTCGGACAGACAACGCTCGTCTACCACCTCGCCCACATGCTGGTGGACCAGGGGCATCGGGTGCTCCTGCTCGACCTCGACCCGCAATCCGGCCTCACGGCCATGTGCCTGACAGAGGAGCAGATCGAGGAGCTCTGGAGCGACCCTCGATCCGAGGGCCGAACCATCTACGACGCAGTACGCCCTCTTGTCGCCGCGACGGGGGACCTCCGGAACCCACACATCGAGGAGCTGAGAGAAGGCCTGGCGCTCGTGCCCGGGGACGTCGGCTTGTACGCGTTCGAGGAGACGCTCTCCGATGCGTGGATACGCGCTTTGCATGGCGATGCGCATGCCTTTCGCGCGTTGTCGGCGTTCCATCGGATCATTGCCCTGGCCGCGGAGCAGCATCGACCGGATGTGGTTCTCCTCGATGTGGGGCGTGGGCTCGGCGCCAACAGCCGCGCCGCGCTTCTCGCCGCTGACTTCGTGGTCACCCCGCTCGCCCCTGATGTCTACTCCCTGCAAGGGCTTCACAACGTTGCTGTGACCCTGTTCGAGTGGCGAGATCATTGGAGCGTCCGCCGCGACCGGAGCCCAGATCCAGACCTCGACCTCCCCCTCGGACCGATGAAGCCACTCGGCTACATCGTCATGCAGGCGGTGATGCGATTGTCGAATCCGGTGAGGGCCTACGAGAAGTGGGTCGCACTCATTCCCACCGTGTTCCACCGATCGGTTTTGCGCGACGAGCCCCCAGCTTCCCTCCACGAGGACCCGTGGTGCCTCGGGATCATGCGTCACTACCAGAGCCTCATGCCGCTCGCCCAAGACGCCTGGAAGCCCATGTTCCACCTGAAACCTGCTGACGGCGCCATCGGCGCGCACATGGAAGCCGTCCTGCGCTGCCGCGAAGACTTCGAGCGCTTGTCCTCCTCCATCCTCGCCCGCGCCGATGAGCTGAGCGGCCAAGCGCCGTAA
- a CDS encoding ATP-binding protein, whose translation MPGATLDELDLKVFEREFLPSAVAPEVLRENGRSIPEQLAALHLASPDAVPNVAGLLILGREPTTYLPGAYVQFLRVDGTELTDPIVDRKEITGPLPEVLRRMDEITTAHIHVATTVAGASVERRAPDYPMAALQQLLRNAAIHRNYETSNAPLQWYWFSDRIEIHNPGGLFGRATPQTFGKPGGNDYRNPTVAAALYQLGFVQRFGMGVPLARKACKDNGNPEPEFILEPSTFGVIVRARV comes from the coding sequence GTGCCGGGTGCCACGCTTGATGAGCTCGATCTCAAGGTATTCGAACGAGAGTTCCTCCCGAGCGCCGTCGCCCCGGAGGTCCTGCGTGAAAACGGCCGGTCGATCCCCGAGCAGCTCGCCGCACTGCACCTCGCGTCCCCGGACGCTGTACCCAACGTGGCGGGGTTGCTCATCCTGGGCCGTGAGCCGACGACCTACCTGCCCGGAGCGTACGTGCAGTTCCTGCGCGTGGATGGGACGGAGTTGACGGATCCGATCGTGGATCGGAAGGAGATCACAGGTCCCTTGCCCGAGGTGCTGCGGCGCATGGACGAGATCACGACCGCCCACATCCACGTCGCGACGACGGTGGCGGGCGCGTCCGTGGAGCGTCGAGCGCCGGACTACCCCATGGCGGCGTTGCAGCAGCTCCTTCGCAACGCGGCGATCCATCGGAACTACGAGACCAGCAACGCTCCCCTCCAGTGGTACTGGTTCTCGGATCGGATCGAGATCCACAACCCGGGCGGGCTCTTCGGCCGCGCGACGCCGCAGACGTTCGGCAAGCCCGGCGGGAACGACTATCGAAATCCGACCGTCGCAGCAGCCCTCTACCAGCTCGGGTTCGTGCAACGCTTCGGCATGGGGGTCCCGCTCGCGCGGAAGGCCTGCAAGGACAACGGCAACCCCGAGCCGGAGTTCATCCTCGAACCGTCCACCTTCGGCGTCATCGTCAGGGCCCGCGTATGA
- a CDS encoding AlbA family DNA-binding domain-containing protein, producing MLTEQEIASLAADLESFRVERKESFKSVKGAIEEAICAFANDLPGTGQPGILLLGVHDKTGQATGLAVTDELLRDITNIRSDGNILPFPLMTVYKATLAGKEIAVVEVKPSPDPPVALRGRICVRIGPRKGTATRG from the coding sequence ATGCTGACCGAGCAGGAGATCGCGAGCCTGGCGGCAGACCTGGAGAGCTTTCGGGTCGAGCGCAAAGAGTCCTTCAAGAGCGTCAAGGGAGCGATTGAAGAGGCGATCTGCGCGTTCGCCAACGACCTCCCAGGCACGGGACAGCCCGGCATCCTCTTGCTCGGTGTGCACGACAAAACGGGGCAGGCGACGGGACTTGCCGTCACGGACGAGTTGCTGCGGGACATCACGAACATCCGCAGCGACGGCAACATCCTGCCGTTCCCGCTCATGACCGTTTACAAGGCCACGCTGGCGGGAAAGGAGATCGCGGTCGTCGAAGTGAAGCCTTCGCCTGACCCGCCGGTGGCGTTGCGGGGCCGTATCTGCGTTCGTATCGGGCCACGCAAGGGAACCGCGACCCGGGGATGA
- the hemB gene encoding porphobilinogen synthase, translating into MKNHAATVARVFPTERPRRLRRSPAIRSLVRETSLAPSDFVLPLFFHEVLDEPRPISTMPGVFQLPVAAAAEQARQARSLGLGGVILFGLPRTKDASGSSAYDPNGPVPRAVAALKDAAPDLLVITDVCVDEYTEHGHCGILKPGPRGELEVDNDATLEVLAKAAVVHAAAGADIVAPSDMMDGRVGAIRRALDGEGHEGTAILSYAVKYASSFYGPFREAADCAPKFGDRAGYQMDPANTREALREARLDEEEGADLLMVKPALPYLDVIAKVRAASPLPLGAYNVSGEYAMIKAASAAGMIDEKRAVLELLTSIRRAGADFILTYHAVDAARWLG; encoded by the coding sequence ATGAAAAACCACGCTGCTACAGTGGCCCGCGTGTTCCCGACCGAACGACCCCGCAGGCTCCGCCGCTCGCCCGCGATCCGGAGCCTGGTCCGTGAGACCTCCCTCGCCCCCTCGGACTTCGTCCTGCCCCTCTTCTTCCACGAGGTGCTCGACGAACCCCGCCCCATCTCGACGATGCCGGGCGTCTTCCAGCTCCCGGTCGCTGCGGCCGCCGAGCAGGCGCGGCAAGCCCGCTCCCTCGGACTCGGCGGGGTGATCCTGTTCGGCTTGCCCCGGACCAAGGACGCGAGCGGCTCGTCCGCCTACGATCCGAACGGCCCGGTCCCGCGCGCGGTCGCGGCCCTGAAAGACGCCGCGCCGGACCTCCTGGTCATCACCGACGTCTGCGTCGATGAGTACACCGAGCACGGGCATTGCGGGATCTTGAAGCCGGGTCCCCGCGGCGAGCTCGAGGTCGACAACGACGCGACGCTGGAGGTCCTGGCGAAGGCGGCGGTCGTGCATGCGGCGGCGGGCGCGGACATCGTGGCCCCGAGCGACATGATGGACGGGCGCGTCGGCGCGATCCGCCGCGCGCTCGACGGCGAGGGCCACGAGGGCACGGCGATCCTGTCGTACGCGGTGAAGTACGCGTCGAGCTTCTACGGGCCGTTCCGCGAGGCTGCGGACTGCGCGCCGAAGTTCGGCGATCGCGCGGGCTACCAGATGGATCCGGCGAACACGCGCGAGGCGCTGCGCGAGGCGCGGCTCGACGAGGAGGAAGGCGCGGATCTCCTGATGGTGAAGCCTGCCCTGCCCTACCTCGACGTGATCGCGAAGGTGCGCGCGGCGTCGCCGCTGCCGCTCGGCGCGTACAACGTGAGCGGCGAGTACGCGATGATCAAAGCCGCGTCGGCCGCGGGGATGATCGACGAGAAGCGCGCGGTGCTGGAGCTCCTGACGTCGATCCGGCGCGCGGGAGCGGACTTCATCCTGACCTACCACGCCGTGGACGCGGCGCGCTGGCTGGGCTGA
- the htpG gene encoding molecular chaperone HtpG — protein sequence MTQEAPPTPEAPPVVSPAAVEMPFQAEVQQVLSLVINSLYANQEVFLRELVSNASDALDKARFLGLTRKDVTEQEGEPAISIQLDDEARTIVIEDNGIGMTRDEVVQNLGTIAKSGSLEFLKAHAEALRASQDKNGAVKLIGQFGVGFYAAFMVASRVDVETRSMLPDAEPVLWRSGGSGTFTVATGERAHPGTKITLHLKEDTREYTKAYRIKEIIRKYSDFVHFPISVNGEVANRKAALWTLPKSQVTEEQHAEFFRHVTGGYEGEKPLWHLHVSIDAPVQFQALLYVPEKAPPDLFQRDRRAIRLYAKRVLIVEDCDKVAPIYLRFLRGVVDSEDLSLNVSREMLQEDKALKQIETQITKQVLKGLKELSESEPEKYALVWNEFGKVLKEGVSVDWKNKDAIADLCRFGSMNTPEAELISLKQYVAAMPESQKEIYYLTGTSRRGLEKSPHIEAFKKRGYDVLFMTEPVDEWVVQTLTEYDKRRLRSIAHGDIDLGEKDEKADEKANEQIKSAVSAVKATLGERVKDVRASRRLTDSASCLVAAEGDLGVNMERIMRMMGEDAPQAKRILELNPESPIVKNLSALAEKDPSAEPIKLWSELLYEQALLAEGVVVDPAKLVQHIQDLLVQASNAAVAR from the coding sequence ATGACCCAAGAAGCCCCCCCGACCCCCGAAGCGCCGCCGGTCGTTTCTCCCGCCGCCGTGGAGATGCCGTTCCAGGCGGAGGTGCAGCAGGTTCTCTCCCTCGTCATCAACTCGCTCTACGCGAACCAGGAGGTCTTCCTGCGCGAGCTCGTGTCGAACGCCTCCGACGCGCTCGACAAGGCCCGCTTTCTCGGCCTCACGCGCAAGGACGTGACCGAGCAGGAAGGCGAGCCCGCGATCTCGATCCAGCTCGACGACGAGGCCCGCACGATCGTCATCGAGGACAACGGCATCGGCATGACGCGCGACGAGGTCGTCCAGAACCTCGGCACCATCGCGAAGAGCGGTTCGCTCGAATTCCTCAAGGCACACGCCGAGGCCCTTCGCGCGAGCCAGGACAAGAACGGCGCGGTCAAGCTCATCGGCCAGTTCGGCGTGGGCTTTTACGCAGCGTTCATGGTCGCCTCGCGGGTCGACGTGGAGACGCGCTCCATGCTCCCGGATGCCGAGCCCGTGCTCTGGCGCTCGGGAGGATCCGGCACGTTCACGGTCGCGACGGGCGAGCGTGCGCACCCCGGGACGAAGATCACGCTGCACCTCAAGGAGGACACGCGCGAGTACACGAAGGCCTATCGGATCAAGGAGATCATCCGCAAGTACTCGGACTTCGTGCACTTCCCGATCTCGGTGAACGGCGAGGTCGCGAACCGGAAGGCGGCACTCTGGACGCTGCCGAAGTCGCAGGTGACGGAGGAGCAACACGCCGAGTTCTTCCGGCACGTGACGGGCGGCTACGAGGGCGAAAAGCCGCTCTGGCACCTGCACGTGTCGATCGACGCGCCGGTGCAGTTCCAGGCGCTGCTCTACGTGCCCGAGAAGGCGCCGCCGGACCTCTTCCAGCGGGATCGCCGTGCGATCCGGCTCTACGCGAAGCGCGTGCTCATCGTCGAGGACTGCGACAAGGTCGCGCCGATCTACCTGCGTTTCCTGCGCGGCGTGGTCGACTCCGAGGATCTCTCGCTGAACGTCTCGCGCGAGATGCTGCAGGAGGACAAGGCCCTGAAGCAGATCGAGACGCAGATCACGAAGCAGGTTCTCAAGGGCCTGAAGGAGCTCTCGGAGAGCGAGCCCGAGAAGTACGCGTTGGTCTGGAACGAGTTCGGCAAGGTCCTCAAGGAGGGCGTGTCGGTCGACTGGAAGAACAAGGACGCGATCGCGGACCTCTGCCGGTTCGGCTCGATGAACACGCCCGAGGCAGAGCTCATTTCGCTGAAGCAGTACGTCGCGGCGATGCCGGAGTCGCAGAAGGAGATCTACTACCTGACGGGCACGAGCCGCCGCGGGCTGGAGAAGAGCCCGCACATCGAGGCCTTCAAGAAGCGCGGCTACGACGTTCTCTTCATGACGGAGCCCGTCGACGAGTGGGTCGTGCAAACCTTGACCGAGTACGACAAGCGCCGTCTGCGCAGCATCGCGCACGGCGACATCGATCTCGGCGAGAAGGACGAGAAGGCCGACGAGAAGGCCAACGAGCAGATCAAGAGCGCCGTCTCCGCCGTGAAGGCCACGCTCGGCGAGCGGGTGAAGGACGTGCGCGCCTCACGCCGCCTGACCGACAGCGCGAGCTGCCTGGTCGCCGCCGAGGGAGATCTCGGCGTCAACATGGAGCGGATCATGCGCATGATGGGCGAGGACGCGCCCCAGGCGAAGCGAATCCTGGAGCTCAACCCCGAGAGCCCCATCGTCAAGAACCTGAGCGCACTGGCCGAGAAGGACCCGAGCGCAGAGCCCATCAAGCTCTGGTCCGAGCTGCTCTACGAGCAGGCCCTGCTCGCCGAGGGCGTCGTGGTCGACCCGGCCAAGCTCGTGCAACACATCCAGGATCTGCTCGTCCAGGCCAGCAACGCAGCCGTGGCGCGGTAA
- a CDS encoding cation:proton antiporter domain-containing protein translates to MQDAHAFLQTLATVLGVAAITTVVFQRIRQPVVLGYIIAGLVVGPHLPLPLNADMSTVQTLSELGVILLMFAIGLELNIEKLVRVAPTAGVIAVIQVALMMCAGVAVGQAFGWTQIESIFAGAAIAISSTTIIAKVFDEMKIDPRLRELVYGVLIVEDILAILLLAVMTTVATGSGLDATTLLLTTGKLVGFLVVMVVAGLLIVPRLMRYVVRLGRPETTIVASIGICFVFAHACAAMHYSVALGAFVAGVLISESGEGHTVEHLIVPIRDMFAAIFFVSVGMLIEPALVLQNWVAVLVLSVVVIVGKVVGVGLGGIVTGCGLRTSAQAGLSLSQIGEFSFIIVGLGSTLGATRPFLFAVAVAVSAITTLTTPALIRRSEGAARFVEDHVPRRIGTFITLYSAWIERVRTAPASATTGARLRRLSVLLVLDAAFIVALLVGGGLLHERIQHAAAASLGLSKGASQVLVFAAAALVVLPFVFGIVRLTRAVGLTVAGDTKIGRPVALVVQLGLLVATAAASVTAVEPFVPPGVGVLLLVALAIIAIVSFWRNARQFELEVQAGGAVVLDVLKSKLAGEATARAAHGKDHAATSPPTPNDAPSLLLGLGAPRLLRIAPGSTAIGRTLGELDLRAKTGAAILAIVRDGKPSMMPGPKDQLEVGDILAAVGSEESLSSAEALFTALEGDAQPA, encoded by the coding sequence ATGCAGGACGCGCACGCCTTCCTTCAGACTCTCGCTACCGTGCTCGGCGTCGCGGCGATCACGACGGTCGTTTTTCAGCGGATCCGCCAGCCAGTCGTCCTCGGCTACATCATCGCCGGCCTCGTCGTCGGGCCTCACCTGCCCCTGCCGCTGAACGCCGACATGAGCACGGTCCAGACCCTCTCCGAGCTCGGCGTCATCCTGCTCATGTTCGCGATCGGCCTCGAGCTCAACATCGAGAAACTCGTGCGCGTCGCGCCCACCGCGGGCGTCATCGCGGTCATCCAGGTCGCGCTCATGATGTGCGCCGGCGTCGCCGTGGGTCAGGCCTTCGGCTGGACGCAGATCGAGAGCATCTTCGCGGGCGCCGCGATCGCCATCTCCAGCACGACGATCATCGCCAAGGTCTTCGACGAGATGAAGATCGACCCGCGCCTCCGCGAGCTCGTCTACGGCGTCCTCATCGTCGAGGACATCCTCGCCATCTTGCTCCTCGCCGTGATGACCACCGTCGCGACCGGCAGCGGCCTCGACGCGACCACGCTCCTCCTCACGACCGGCAAGCTCGTCGGGTTCCTCGTCGTCATGGTCGTCGCCGGCCTGCTCATCGTGCCCAGGCTCATGCGCTACGTCGTGCGGCTCGGCAGGCCCGAGACCACCATCGTCGCCAGCATCGGCATCTGCTTCGTCTTCGCGCATGCCTGCGCGGCCATGCACTATTCCGTGGCGCTCGGCGCCTTCGTCGCCGGGGTGCTCATCTCGGAGTCCGGCGAGGGGCATACCGTCGAGCACCTGATCGTCCCCATCCGCGACATGTTCGCGGCCATCTTCTTCGTGTCGGTCGGCATGCTCATCGAGCCTGCGCTCGTGCTCCAGAACTGGGTCGCCGTCCTCGTCCTCTCGGTGGTCGTCATCGTGGGCAAGGTCGTCGGCGTGGGGCTCGGCGGCATCGTGACGGGCTGCGGGCTCCGCACGAGCGCGCAGGCAGGTCTCAGCCTCTCCCAGATCGGCGAGTTCTCGTTCATCATCGTGGGCCTCGGCTCCACGCTCGGAGCGACGCGGCCGTTCCTCTTCGCCGTCGCCGTCGCCGTCTCCGCCATCACGACGCTGACGACGCCCGCGCTGATCCGCCGCTCGGAAGGCGCCGCGCGCTTCGTAGAGGACCATGTCCCTCGCCGGATCGGCACCTTCATCACGCTCTACAGCGCGTGGATCGAGCGCGTGCGCACGGCACCCGCGTCCGCGACGACAGGCGCGCGGCTGCGTCGCCTGAGCGTGCTGCTCGTGCTCGACGCTGCGTTCATCGTGGCGCTGCTCGTTGGCGGCGGGCTCTTGCACGAGCGCATCCAGCACGCAGCCGCCGCGTCCCTCGGGCTGAGCAAGGGCGCCTCGCAAGTGCTCGTCTTCGCCGCAGCCGCGCTCGTCGTGTTGCCGTTCGTCTTCGGGATTGTCCGCCTGACGCGCGCAGTCGGCCTGACGGTCGCAGGCGACACGAAGATCGGTCGTCCCGTCGCGCTCGTCGTGCAGCTCGGCCTCCTGGTGGCAACCGCAGCCGCCTCGGTCACAGCTGTCGAGCCCTTCGTGCCGCCGGGCGTCGGCGTCCTGCTCCTCGTCGCGCTCGCCATCATCGCGATCGTCTCCTTCTGGCGGAACGCCCGACAATTCGAGCTCGAGGTGCAAGCCGGAGGAGCCGTCGTCCTCGACGTGCTCAAATCAAAGCTCGCCGGCGAAGCAACAGCACGCGCAGCGCACGGGAAAGACCACGCCGCAACGTCGCCCCCCACCCCGAACGACGCCCCCTCGCTGCTCCTCGGTCTCGGCGCGCCACGCCTCTTGCGCATCGCACCCGGGAGCACGGCCATCGGGCGCACGCTGGGCGAGCTCGATCTACGTGCGAAGACAGGCGCCGCCATCCTCGCCATCGTGCGCGACGGCAAACCCTCGATGATGCCCGGCCCAAAGGATCAGCTCGAAGTGGGCGACATCCTCGCAGCCGTCGGCTCAGAGGAGTCCCTGTCGAGCGCGGAAGCCCTGTTCACGGCACTGGAGGGCGACGCGCAGCCTGCGTGA